Proteins encoded by one window of Bacteroidales bacterium:
- a CDS encoding pyridoxal-phosphate dependent enzyme: MQSKIPTIKNIINAYNKIKPFINKTPVLTSTNINKILQCKLYFKCENFQKTGAFKFRGACNAVLSFDEHKIKNGFATHSSGNHAAALSLAAKLRKTNAYIAIPDNAPKIKTDAVLEYGGKIFYCKPSLEAREEKLKEIIYQTNATFIHSYNNFNVISGQGTVAYELFNEIPELDIVIAPVGGGGLLSGTSIVMKSLKKNIIVFGAEPKNADDAYQSLIAKKIIPSNNPKTIADGLLTSLCPLTFKIILNNVEQIITVNENSIILCMKMILERMKIIIEPSAAVAVAAILENPSIFKNKSVGVIISGGNVELSKLPFFDN; this comes from the coding sequence ATGCAAAGTAAAATTCCTACAATAAAAAATATTATAAATGCCTATAACAAAATAAAGCCATTTATTAATAAAACACCGGTTTTAACTTCAACTAATATTAATAAAATATTACAATGTAAATTATATTTTAAATGCGAAAATTTTCAAAAAACAGGAGCATTCAAATTCAGAGGTGCTTGTAATGCAGTATTATCTTTTGATGAACATAAAATTAAGAATGGTTTTGCTACTCATTCATCAGGAAATCATGCAGCTGCATTATCTCTCGCAGCAAAGCTCCGAAAAACAAATGCCTATATTGCAATACCTGATAATGCTCCAAAAATTAAAACAGATGCTGTTTTGGAATATGGAGGTAAAATATTTTATTGCAAACCAAGCCTTGAAGCCCGTGAAGAAAAATTAAAAGAAATCATTTATCAAACTAATGCCACTTTTATTCATTCTTATAATAATTTTAATGTAATATCAGGACAAGGAACTGTTGCATACGAATTATTTAATGAAATTCCTGAATTAGATATTGTTATAGCACCAGTAGGCGGAGGCGGATTATTAAGTGGTACTTCAATTGTTATGAAAAGCCTAAAGAAAAATATAATTGTTTTTGGTGCTGAACCAAAAAATGCCGATGATGCTTATCAATCATTAATTGCAAAAAAAATTATTCCTTCAAATAATCCAAAAACAATAGCTGATGGTTTATTAACATCTTTATGTCCTTTAACTTTTAAAATTATTTTAAATAATGTAGAACAAATAATTACTGTTAATGAAAACTCAATTATTTTATGTATGAAAATGATTTTGGAAAGAATGAAAATAATAATTGAACCTTCTGCAGCCGTTGCTGTTGCTGCTATATTAGAAAATCCATCAATATTTAAAAACAAATCTGTTGGGGTAATAATCTCGGGAGGAAATGTTGAGCTTAGTAAGCTGCCGTTCTTTGATAATTAG